The sequence GCGGTGGCCTTGGTGCGGCCGATGCCCTTGACCGTGGCGTGGTTGTAGGTCGGCGAGTTGTAGGTGACGCCGTTGATCGTCTTCCTGCCGCTGCCCTCCGCGAGGAGGTAGTACGCGTGCGAGGAGACGCCGGAACCGGCGTGCACCTCGGTGTCGTACGTGCTCGGCGCCCAGTAGTCGATCGTGCCCTCGAGCTTGTCGAGCGACGGGTGGTCGAGGCGGCGCAGGAACTTCTGGGCCAGGCCCAGCTTCTCGCCGATCAGGTAGTCCGGCGTGTCCTTCGTGTTCTTGGCGTAGAACTCGACGTTGGAGCCGAAGATGTCCGCGAGCGACTCGTTCAGCGCGCCGGGCTCGCCGTACTGGTTGCCGTCGGAGTCGACGTAGGTCGGCTCCAGCTTCGCGGTCGCGTCCACCACACCGTGGGTCAGCTCGTGACCGGTGACGTCGAGGACGACGAGCGGCTTCTTGAACATCTGGCCGTCGCCGTCGCCGTACAGCATGCAGTTGCAGGTCGGGTCCCAGAAGGCGTTGGCGACCTTCTTGCCCCAGTGGACCATGCCCTGGGCGGCCTTGCTGTTGTTGGCTATGCCCTTGCGCCCGAAGGTGCTCTTGTAGAAGTCCAGGGTCTTGGTGATGCCGTACTGGGCATCCGCGGCCGCGCTGGCACGGTTGCTGGTCGTGCCGTTGCCCCACACGTTGGTCGTGTTGGTGAACTTCGTGCCCGCACTGAACTTCTCGGTGTACGAGCCCTTGGCGTCCCGCGTCTCGGTGCCGTACCGGCTCGGGTCCTTGAGCTGGTAGTGGCCGCGCGAGGTCGCCGTGGTGGTCAGGCCGACGCTGCCCACGAAGAGGGTCTTGCCGGTGCCGTGCGCGGTGGCCGGGTAGCCGGTCGCGCCGGAGACACCCGAGCCGAGCAGGCCGGCGGCGGCGGAGGCGGTGCCGGTGGCCGGGTCGGCGGTCTCGCCCTGCTTGCGCATCTCGTCGAGCAGCTTCGGCGACAGGAACTCGTCCGCGTCGGGCGTGTTGCTGCGCACCTTGCCGGTGAGGGCGTCGATGACGACGGTGCTGGAGCTGCCGTCGTCGGTCACCGTCACCTGGTAGGCGAGGGCGGCGGCGCCACCGCGGGCGTCCACCACCAGCTCGGCGCTGCCCGCGTCGCCCTTGGCGACCTTGGCGGCCTTCGTGGCGGCCTGCTCAGCGGTCAGCTTGGCCTCGGTGGTGGCCGGCTTGACGGCGTGGGCGGCCGCGCTGGTGACACCCGCATAGGCCAGCTGCCGGTCCAGGTGGACGACGAGGTCGCCGCCCAGAACCGGCATTCCGTTGTGAGTACGGACGAAGCGGACGTGACGCGCACCCTCGGGGTCGATCATCACGTCCTGGGCCTGGAGTTCGTCGCCCTTCGAGATCCCCGTCGCCGAGGTGTGGGCGAAGGCCGCGGTGCGCGCCGCCTCCACCACCACCGTGGCGTTCGTGGCGGCGGACGCGGCGGACCGCTCCACCCCCTTGGTGGGGCCGGCGAAGGCCGTACCGGCCAGGCCCGTGGCGGCGGTCGTCACCGCGACGGCAACGGCGACGCTGCGTATGTGCGGTCTACGCACTGATCTCCTTCGTTGGAAGGCAGCCGGGATCACCAACCGCCTTGAGGCATGGCGCCGTTGAGCGCCATGGGGGCTGGTCGGGCCCCAGGGCGCTAACCCTTACGGACGAGTCATGCGCACGTAAAGACGGAATGATCCATTTCGCGACCTTCTATGGCAATCCTTTACAAATGGGCGCCACAGGGTGATCGCAAGATGACCAACTGTGTGTCGGCTGTGGAGACGTTGCCTCAATCGCCTAGGTTCCCAGGCCGGAATGTGACCGAAGTCGCATCGAGAACCCTGTCGAGGGGAGTGGGAACCGGATGGTCTCAGCAACAGTGGGCAGGACCGCGGTCCTCGGAGCGGTCGCCCTGTCGCTGCTCGCGGTCCCGGCGCAGGCCGCGACCGCGCAGACGCACGCCCCCGCGCCGGCGGCGCCCGACATCACCGGCCTGGACGCGGTGCTGGGCACCGTGGTGGCGCAGGGCGCGCCCGGCGCGCTGGCCCGGATCGACGACGACGGCGCGACCTACCGGGTGACCCGGGGAGTCGCCGACCGCGACACGCTGCGGGGCATCGACACGGAGGACCGCTTCCGCATCGGCAGCGTCACCAAGTCCTTCTCGGCCGTCGTCCTGCTGCAGCTGGCCGACGAGCACCGGCTGGATCTGGACGCCCCCGTCAACCGGTATCTGCCCGGGCTGCTGCCGGACGACCGCATCACGGTCCGGCACGTGCTGAGCCACCGCAGCGGTCTGCACGACTACAGCGAGGACATGTTCGCCGACAGCGTGTCCGGTTTCGAGGCGGTGCGGAACAAGGTCTTCACCTACCAGCAGCTGATCGCGCTCTCCCTGAAGAAACCCCGCACCAACGCGCCCGGCGCCGCGTACTCCTACTCGAACACCAACTTCGTCGTCGCCGGCCTGCTCATCGAGAAGCTCACGGGACATTCCGTGCGCACCGAGTACGAGAACCGCATCTTCAAGCCGCTCGCGCTGCGCGACACCTTCTACGTCCACCCCGGCACCGGGATCCCGGGCCGGTACGCGCACGGCTACCTCACCCCGGACGCGCCCGGCGCGGAACTGGTCGACGCGACCGTCCAGACGGTGTCCTGGGCACAGAGCGCGGGCGCCATCATCTCCAGCGCCGAGGACCTGAACACCTTCTACTCCGCGCTGCTCGGCGGGAAGCTGCTGTCCGCGGCACGGCTCGCGGAGATGGAGCGGTTCACCCAGGTCACCAGCACGACGTCGTACGGGCTCGGGCTGCGGCGCCGCGATCTGTCCTGCGGGATCTCGGTGTACGGGCACACGGGTGCGGTGCAGGGGTACTACACGTACGCGTTCGCCACGAAGGACGGGAAGCGGGCCGTCACCGCTGTCGCGAACACCTCCAACAACGAGAGGGTGCTGAACGCGATGGCGGGGGTGCTGGAGTCGGCGTTCTGCGGCAAGGGGGGCGAGGCGGAGTAGGGGCTTCGTGGCCGGGTGCGGCTGGGTGACGGCCGGTCGCGCCCGCGCGGCGGAGCCGCACTCCGGCACGGCCCCGCGCCCCTGGGCGGTCTCCCGACCGCTCGGCCCCACGGTCCCGGAACTCGCCGGGCCCCTTCGCGCGTTCCTCGCAGTGTGATGAACGAGCTGGTTCCCGGGGGGAATCTGCCCCTGCCGGGCGGGGTGCTGCGACTGCGGGTGGCCGGGGACTTCGATGTGTCCGCCCTCGTCACCGATGGGGGTGGCAGGGTCGGTGGCGATGGCGACTTCGTGTTCTACAACCAGCCGCGCGCACCTGGTGTCCACCTGCGCGGGGACACGCTCAGCATCGATCCCGCGCGGCTGCGCCCCGGAGCCGCCCGGGTCACGGTGGCGGTCAGCGCGGCCGAGCCGGGCACACCGATCGGCCGGCTGCCGGCGCCCCGGCTCGACGTCACCGACAGCGACGGTCGCACAGTGGCCCGGTTCGCCCCGCCGCGCGTCGAGCGGGAGACCGTCCTGCTCCTCGCGGAGCTGTATGCGCGCGGTACCGGCTGGAAGCTGCGGGCGATCGGGCAGGGGTATGCCGACGGGCTGGCGGGGCTGGCCCGGGACTTCGGGGTGGACGTCGTCGACGACGGACCGCGGCCCGCAGCGGCCCCGGATGCCGACGGCTTCCTCGCACGGGTCAACTCCGCCCGTGCGCAGGCCGGTCACCCGCCCGTCTCCCCCGACGCACGGCTCGCCTCCGCCGCGCGGGAGCACGCCTCGGCGATGGCGGCCATGGGCCGGCTCGCGGCGGAGGGGCACGACGGTGTGTCGGTCCACCAGCGGATCAGCGCCGCCGGATACACATACATCACCGTCGGCGAGCACCTCGTCTCAGGCCCGCGCACCCCGGCCGGGTTCGTCGACTACTGCCTGCGCACCGACCAGGCCCGGCGCACCCTTCTCGACCCGGGTTTCACCCATGCCGCCCTGGCCCACGCCGACGCGGGCGACCGGTACTGGACCGCGCTGTGGGCCAGTCCCCTCACCCGGGGCGCGTTGTCCCGGACGGCGGCCGAGGTCCTCGCCCTGACCAACGCCGAGCGGGCGCGAGCCGGACTGCCCGCCCTGTCCGCCGACGCGCCGCTCGCCACGGCCGCACAGACGCACTGCGCCGACATGGTGGCCCGTGACTTCTACGCGCACACCTCACCGGACGGCAGCCGGCCCTGGGACCGCGCCGCCGCGGCGGGCTCGCGCCGGTCCACGATCGGCGAGAACATCGCCTGCGGACAGCGCTCCCCCGCCGAGGTGGTGGACGGCTGGATGAACAGCCCGGGCCACCGCGCCAACATCCTCAAAGCGGAGTTCACCCACATCGGCGTCGGGTTCGCCGGCGGGGGTCGTGCGGGCACCTACTGGGCCCAGCTGTTCGGTGGCTGAACCGATACGTTCCGTGATCTTGGCGGAAGGGTGCACTCCGGGACACCATGCCCGGCATGAAGGGTGATCTTTTCTCCAGCGAGCACATGGTGGGGCCGGCCGCCGAGCCGGGCATGTCCATCGAGAACGCCAAGTGCATCAAGTACACGGTGAACGGCGAGATGTACGCCCGCCAGGGCGCCATGATCGCCTACCGCGGGAACCTCCAGTTCGAGCGCAAGGGCCAGGGCGTCGGCGGCATGCTCAAGCGCGCCGTCACCGGCGAAGGGCTGCCCCTGATGGCGGTGCGCGGGCAGGGTGAGGTCTGGTTCGCGCACGAGGCGCAGAACTGCTTCGTGCTCGAGGTGGAGCCCGGTGACCGGTTCACCGTCAACGGCCGCAACGTGCTGTGCTTCGACCCGTCGTTGTCGTAC is a genomic window of Streptomyces griseochromogenes containing:
- a CDS encoding M4 family metallopeptidase, yielding MRRPHIRSVAVAVAVTTAATGLAGTAFAGPTKGVERSAASAATNATVVVEAARTAAFAHTSATGISKGDELQAQDVMIDPEGARHVRFVRTHNGMPVLGGDLVVHLDRQLAYAGVTSAAAHAVKPATTEAKLTAEQAATKAAKVAKGDAGSAELVVDARGGAAALAYQVTVTDDGSSSTVVIDALTGKVRSNTPDADEFLSPKLLDEMRKQGETADPATGTASAAAGLLGSGVSGATGYPATAHGTGKTLFVGSVGLTTTATSRGHYQLKDPSRYGTETRDAKGSYTEKFSAGTKFTNTTNVWGNGTTSNRASAAADAQYGITKTLDFYKSTFGRKGIANNSKAAQGMVHWGKKVANAFWDPTCNCMLYGDGDGQMFKKPLVVLDVTGHELTHGVVDATAKLEPTYVDSDGNQYGEPGALNESLADIFGSNVEFYAKNTKDTPDYLIGEKLGLAQKFLRRLDHPSLDKLEGTIDYWAPSTYDTEVHAGSGVSSHAYYLLAEGSGRKTINGVTYNSPTYNHATVKGIGRTKATAIFYRALTRYMVSTTDFHDARVATLKAAKDLYGANSTEYKTVDQAWAAVNVTAANTPAPRH
- a CDS encoding serine hydrolase domain-containing protein, whose translation is MVSATVGRTAVLGAVALSLLAVPAQAATAQTHAPAPAAPDITGLDAVLGTVVAQGAPGALARIDDDGATYRVTRGVADRDTLRGIDTEDRFRIGSVTKSFSAVVLLQLADEHRLDLDAPVNRYLPGLLPDDRITVRHVLSHRSGLHDYSEDMFADSVSGFEAVRNKVFTYQQLIALSLKKPRTNAPGAAYSYSNTNFVVAGLLIEKLTGHSVRTEYENRIFKPLALRDTFYVHPGTGIPGRYAHGYLTPDAPGAELVDATVQTVSWAQSAGAIISSAEDLNTFYSALLGGKLLSAARLAEMERFTQVTSTTSYGLGLRRRDLSCGISVYGHTGAVQGYYTYAFATKDGKRAVTAVANTSNNERVLNAMAGVLESAFCGKGGEAE
- a CDS encoding CAP domain-containing protein, yielding MNELVPGGNLPLPGGVLRLRVAGDFDVSALVTDGGGRVGGDGDFVFYNQPRAPGVHLRGDTLSIDPARLRPGAARVTVAVSAAEPGTPIGRLPAPRLDVTDSDGRTVARFAPPRVERETVLLLAELYARGTGWKLRAIGQGYADGLAGLARDFGVDVVDDGPRPAAAPDADGFLARVNSARAQAGHPPVSPDARLASAAREHASAMAAMGRLAAEGHDGVSVHQRISAAGYTYITVGEHLVSGPRTPAGFVDYCLRTDQARRTLLDPGFTHAALAHADAGDRYWTALWASPLTRGALSRTAAEVLALTNAERARAGLPALSADAPLATAAQTHCADMVARDFYAHTSPDGSRPWDRAAAAGSRRSTIGENIACGQRSPAEVVDGWMNSPGHRANILKAEFTHIGVGFAGGGRAGTYWAQLFGG
- a CDS encoding AIM24 family protein; the protein is MKGDLFSSEHMVGPAAEPGMSIENAKCIKYTVNGEMYARQGAMIAYRGNLQFERKGQGVGGMLKRAVTGEGLPLMAVRGQGEVWFAHEAQNCFVLEVEPGDRFTVNGRNVLCFDPSLSYEIKTVKGSGIAGGGLFNSVFSGHGRLGLVCEGNPLVIPVSPQYPVYVDTDAVVGWSAHLETSLHRSQSIGSMLRGGSGEAVQLMLQGEGHVVVRPSEATPQKAQQH